One segment of Humidesulfovibrio mexicanus DNA contains the following:
- a CDS encoding DNA-binding protein, with protein sequence MRFVDFIRQQGYKRYTGTVSSSVYAYFRCENPGRAQWWFKPGSFQCAGCKAQCETDSPEGFQTFLTQDATDA encoded by the coding sequence ATGCGTTTTGTCGATTTCATCCGGCAGCAAGGGTACAAGCGGTACACGGGAACGGTTTCGTCCTCGGTGTACGCGTATTTTCGTTGCGAAAATCCCGGCCGCGCCCAGTGGTGGTTCAAGCCCGGCAGTTTCCAGTGCGCCGGGTGCAAGGCCCAGTGCGAAACCGACAGCCCAGAGGGATTTCAAACCTTCTTGACCCAGGACGCCACCGATGCATGA